Below is a genomic region from Palaemon carinicauda isolate YSFRI2023 chromosome 31, ASM3689809v2, whole genome shotgun sequence.
CATGCTCTGAAtgcagaccctcctccttcatgttgccccagagcccatgatgtcaggggcgtagctgagtctctggcattcaagagaaacttttctgtgacgcaggttctacatctggggtgtggaaacatcagaatacgttcacagcccactacctgcgagacatgacccacaggaggctcaatacgttctctatcggccctgtggtggctgcacaacaactgtatacctcaagctccttattggacaagtagcagaatgttgaggtcactgttacccggttttagtctgcgtgaagggAAAGGTTTGactagctcttattcttttcttcatcctcccctctcttgggaaaaccagcatcctgggttctctgcataatgtgacctcaaaccactgcatgtaaaccatgcttccttgtgttcctagtgttaagccAATTCccttgcatccccataccctgttGAGGGGGTATTGGGAAAGTTTTGGTCGCAACAGTTTTCCCTACAAAGACTcaaaataacttttacctggacagtcacatctAAATATCTCAACACGCAGCTTGTGTAGGCCGTGGACCTTGCATAGCAatgtttagcgaggtgtagggactcctcatttttggtacaaacctattcaaaataaggagcccccaggtaaagccaaaagccagtttgTCAGGGACATCCACCCTCTTAATAGGTGAGtcccccctaataaatagcgtaggtttgtattcctgttacagaacaaatgacaaattcggggataatttgtatttttcctaacgatacaaacctttagctatttatacaaacttcccCGCCAGCCCTATCTCCAttgaaatcctacctccaagcaaagtgagctaaatcatcgGTCTGGAATGCATAGTTAATCCTTGCTTAAATTTTAATGGTTCATACTTTCATCATTaactaaaagtaataacccctagtaaatagctaaaggtttgtatcgttaggaaaaatacaaattatctacgaatttatcatttttaatgttgttactgttactaaagtattttatttttaaatattcattacttctcttgtagtttgctttttccttatttcctttactcactagggcTAACCTatctttcctttttggagcccttgggcttatagcatcctgcttttcctacaaggattgtagcttagcttataataataataataataataataaagaactcaCTCTTTTCCAAGTTATTTTCCCTAAGTGACACTGAGCACGAGCAATGGACGCTTCAGTGATAACTTTGGTTAGAATCCCTCTGCAGGGCGATATGGCTTCCTGGTGCCGGAGAATGGTGCTCTGTTCCAGCGAGAATATGCATATGTACTAGCGCCCAGTGTTCGGTTTCACATGCACTAGTGTTCAGTATTCAGTTCTCATGAGAATGAGGACATTTTCTAGCAACAATGACTCCCCCTTCTACCGGTGCTAGGTTCTTACGAAGACGAGGACAGGCTCAACCTGCCACTTCCTCTAGAAGGGGCATGTTCAATGCCCCACCTTTTCACCCCCAACCTGGTTGGTTCATCAGTTCTCACCCTTCCCTCATTTACACGTTCCTACCCTATCCTCCAGAATTGGCAAAACCTCTGCCCCCTGCGGCAGAGGTGAAGTCGGTGAAAGAGAAGAACCTACTCGAAATCATTAAAGACAGTAAGCTCTTACAGTCGACTCTTCTTATTGCTAATGGAGAGGTGGACTGGAGGGTTGAGGCGGGCCATTGAcctctctcctctgaacaagtttgttctacaaactccattcaagatggagatgacGAGGGCTGTACATTCCGCCATCAGGAATTAAGACTTCATGCTTCTTATGGACCTGAAGAAAGCATACTTTCAAATACTGATCCGTAGGTCTGACAGAAATTATTGTATGTTTTGACATCCCTGGATTTTAAACCTGCTAGCTTGGTTGTAGGAACTTCCTCCAAACTAAAGATAAGTCTTTTATTATATTAGAGGATGAGGGCTTGTATTCTTTTAGGATTAAATCTcaaattttaaggtaatttgttCTTTTTTAGTATGCTTGGCGAGAGGCCTGGACTTCCCTGCTACCCGCTAGTAACTACTGACACCAAGTTATGAATTTAAATAGCCAAGTTCTAGCTACACTGAAATcattctcctattaaaggacttggATTTGTTTAGTTAGGAAATCTACAAATTACTAGAAAAATTTGTGAATTTTAATTCAAAAAGTGTTTGAAAGTGTACAGTTTAAAGGGTTTACATTATAAGTGTTAGGAAAGTTTATAAAAGCATAAATTTTTTTAAGATaattaaaaagtatgaaaaattataaattttttttattaaaaatgtacttTAGCTATCTTATTTACTTTACAGTTTTTCAGCTATCTTATTTGGGGCGGGCCGCTGGGACGTAACTCCTGTAATAGACTAGGGATTACAGTAGAAAGATGCATTAAATTCATGTTCCTTTATTGTTGAATGAAGGACGTTTGCATTAAGTGTAGACTGACTTACTTTTGGTTGTTAGTACTGTCACTAATTATTGTTAGCTGCTGAGATGAAAGATTTGGCTCTTGTTAATGTGTGAGTGGTTTATTTTAAAACATATGGCGTTATGACTGCTCGGGTAATTGATGCCACCATTGCAGATAAAATAGTCAAATCTTACTTtctatgttttatatattgtttaacCCTTTGAAATTCTGTGGTTGCCTCAGATTTTCTATGGCAAATCACACTGGGATCTAAATGTACCTagcagtatttttcttttattgctcactatatatatttttcttaatatagtaaatgttataatttatttttagaGCTTTGTTGTAGTTATTTATtgtcatacagtatataaaaagttgaaaaataatgaatataggCAAAATggcatcaaatttttttttatgtttgttgggGTTAGGATCTCAAGAGTTGGCAGTGTACAAAATTCTGAATCATACTTAAATGTTGAAGTGTTAATACAATTCTATGCTACATATACACTGCGTATTGCGTTCTGTTATTTCAATTGCAGTTGTTACATATATTGCATTAATCTTGCAGGTGATGGACAATCATGGTCATAGTTTATTTGTTGGAGGAAGTATACATATGGATAGTATTAGACCACCTGAcccagatgatgatgaagaagatgaagaggaaaaaagACAGAGAGAAGCAGAAATTCAGGGGATGTTGGCTAATGCTTTTGATGACCTTGAAGAGGACGATTCTTTTGCCAACATGCATAGTCGGTACTCTGCTGTATCTAACCAGTCACATGGTTATGAAGATGCTCACCCTGACACTCCAAGACCTGTGCAGTCTTTGCAGTATGCAGATGATTGTCCAGGAAATGTAGTTGAGAGTGAAGTAACTAGCAATGAACGCTATGCCACAAATAATCGCTCCATTGAAAATCTGGGTGCAGATTCTCATCTTTCTGATAGCCGTAGCCAAACCCCTTGGAGTGATGACAGTAATGATCACAGCAACAGGCTTGAGTCACTTTCATACCATGAAACAGCAAGAGAGTCCTTTCTATATCCAAGTGAGGTGGAGGGATCCAATAATCAAAGGCATTTTTACCCTGGACAGGCTCAAGAAAACGAATGTGAAGCATCTGTTTATAATGCTCAAAATCTGTACTCTGCTGAAAAGTACAAATCAGGGGTTAACTTAGATGAAGGAAATAGTGTTAGTCATTCAGAGGACTTTCGAACAGCAGAAGGTTCTTATGAACAGTTGAAACTTTTATATGAAGCCAGAGGCAGAGAACTGGACAACTTAACTACTGAATTGACCAAAGTAAAATCTGACAAGCAACGTGAAGCTAGAATTTTGCAACACAAGCTCAATCTTGCAACTGCAGAATGTGAAACTAAAAAGTCAAACCTGAACCACTGCCAGATCCTGTTGTCAGAGAAAGAAGAAATGGTCAGGAAACTAAAAATGGAGGTGGTTGAATTAGAGAAGAAAAACCAAGAACTAGATCACATGAATAAAAAGATAAAGGTAGAGCTCGAAGTAGTACAGTCAGTTGTTTCAAGTCTCGAGTGTCAAATATCCCAGCTAAAGGCTGCTGATTGTTTGTCCAAGAACCAACAGTTGCATGAGGACTTTGTGAAAAAGCTGAGGCATGGTAATCAGGAGGAAAGAGACTTGTTAATGAATAAGATACAAGCATTGCAGAAAGAATCAGACACTCATAAACGAGAAGCTCAAAAGCTGCATGACGAGTTGAAGTCCTTTCGCAAAATCCACGATGATCTTCTTGTGGAAAAAACTGAAGCTACCACAAGGCTTACAGTTACCATACAAACTTTGCAGAAGCAGTATGAAGGTCTTTTAGAGTCTCATGATAGTCACAAAATCATTGACCTTCAGTTGAAAAACAAAAGCTTGGAGTCTGAAAAAGATCAATTGGTGGAAAAAGTTAAGAAGTTGGAAGGTGAGCTGGAAAAAGCTAAAGAAGAAATTAAAGGATATGACTCTGCTGTCATGATTGGGTTATTTAGTGATGCAATGCCTGGTGTAGAAGATTCTATGTCCATTTTGGGAATTAAGAAAGCTTTGAATTATGATGACACTACAGCAGAGGAGGCAAAGAAGATTCCTAAGGAACCCATGAATGAAGTTCAGCTGATATTAAAGATGAAAGATGAACTAAAAAGGAGTTTGGTTGCCAATAAAACTAAAAGGGATGAAATTACTCGTTTGCAAGAGGAAGTCAGAGAAAAACAAAACCAGCTTAGAAAGACACAGAGTGATCTCAAATCTACTCAAACAGAAACAAAAGAATTAAAGgcaaaaatattgaaattagaATTGAAAGAATCTGAGAATCAATTACAAAGTGATCCAAAGGAAAGGGATTCTGTTGATCTCACAAAGACCAAagcagaaaatatttctttaaaacaaGAGCTTAAGACATTGTTTGTTGCCTTTCAAAATACAAAGAAGACGGTTGTTGAATTCAGTAATTTTGTTAATGCTTTCAAAGGAAAATTTAATGAGAATCCTATAGAAGTTACTAATGACTTTATCAGTTACTGCAATAAATTATTGAAGACTGCTGAAAAGTATGTAGAGTTTATATCAGATTTTGAAAAGCACCAAGAAGTTATCTCCAACCTTCGCGAGAAAGTTTCAAAATTGCAAGAAGAATCTGGAGTCTGGGAAATAAGAGTCCATGCTATTGAAGTCAAAGTTACAGCATCTTTAAGGATGATAGAAACAGCATTGATTGATGAAAGTAAAGCTAGTGAATACACTCATGCCCGTAACATCCTTCAGAAACTTCTTGAGGAAGTAAAGCAACACattgaaatattgaaagaaaattctTTTAATATTCAAGGGAGAAATATCTATTTGGAGGATAAACTAAGAACAGTTGAATTGGAGCTTGAGAAGCAAAGGCAAGAGGTGGCTCTTTTAGCAGATGAGAAGAAATCTTTTCAAGAGGAAATGACAGCTTTGAGTAAAAAGAAAGATGAGGAGAAGGCTTTGGCTATACAAAGTTGTCAGGATACGTATTTAAAGTTTCATGAAGATGCTATGAGGGAGCTAGAGGTCAGATTTAATGCAGAATATGAAAATATTGGTACAAAACTCAAACAGGAAATTACTAGGATAGCAGAGGAGTTAAGTAATGTAAAAGGTCTTTATCTCAATGTGTGTGAGGAAAGAAATGAACTAGAAGACCAGTTAAAGAAGCAGGCTGGTAATGTAACCAATAGCTCTCCCAAGCAAGTACCTAATGGAGCAGGTCAGgagaatttttcaaaattcccaAGTATCCATTCTATCCAGGACATCAAATTTTATGAGAATAAGATACAGGAGTTAGAAAGAGAGTTAAGAAATTTAAGAGTTAAGCATGAGGAAGAGATCAAGAAATTTTTGACAGAGAAACAAAAACTAGAACTTCAGATAAAAGCTAATGGTGGGGAAAGGAGCAATGAAACTTCGTTAAAGGTCAAGGAGTTGAAGGAGAAATTGTCAGCACTGGAAGATGCCAATAGAATTTTGGAAGAGAAGATTAAGCAATGTGAAAAAGGTGGTTGTAATTTAGATTCAAACTCAACAGTTGACGAAAATACTTTGGCTGGAGGACATGAAAAATGTCAAGAACTGTTGAGAACACAGAGGTCACGATTTGATGCAGAAAGGGAAGAATTACAATCCCAGTTTCAGAAAGAACTGAGTGATTTGAAAGGGAGGCTTGCTGCTGCAAATGAGTTAAGGGCCAAGGAAGTGGAGGCTGTTAACTTTCATAAGGATGCTATGCTGGAACAAGAAAAACATCTAAAATCTCTGAGAGAGGACTTGGCAGCATTGAGAGAGGGAGCAGAAATTAGAGACCAAGAAAGTGAACAAGAAGTTCGAAAACTAACGGACATGATAATGAATTTGGAGAGTGAAGCCAGAGAGCAGCAAGAAGAGTTCAAAGAAACAAAAGCTAAACTTCAGAAAGAACTTCAGAATAACTACATGGATCAGCAGTTTATGAATAACAAACTGAAGTTAttggaggaagaagctgaagctgCAAAAGTTGTCTCTGTCAAGTATAATTCCctaaagagaaaatttaaggattatCATGAAGCATCGGTTGAGCAGAGAGAATTCCACAAAGGGGAAATACATAGGCTTAATAATGAATTTGTCACCTTCAAGGAAACTTTGATAAAGCGAGTGAAGGACTATATTGAAGAAGTGAAGAGAAGGTTTTCTGCTTCTTTGGAAAGCACAGTAAATGTGTTGAAAAAGTGTGAAGTTAAAGATGAGAGAATTTATCATGTACGTCTAAATTTGGAAGAGGTTTGGAAGAGTGGTATGAACTTCTCACTCAAATTGTCATGATTGTGTGCCAAAGTtaattatttatatagatttttatggGTTAGTGAAAAACTGTAGAGAAAAGTATACAAGTGATGAAAGACTTAtttttattatgtacagtataacTTATGAAACAATAGTCTGTTAGCACTAATGCTTTCGAAATGAGTACAAAATATGGTGCCAAAAATTACTATATATTGCCTTAGAAGTGTCTTATGAACCTGTATTGAACCTATTAAGAAGAATACCAAGAATTATTTATACTTGACAAAAGATTAACCAAGAATTATTTATGTAATAACCTGAAGATAGTGGCTGTACAGGAATTTATTTAAGTTCTTTAATGCGGTAAGTTTTCTACGTTTTGCATTACATTCCTAAACATTATTTCATACCATCAGCATCAGGTGTCAAATAGAATTGGTAACCAGATTACTAATTATCAAAAGTAATGTAGTGTAGTACATGTCTGGGAATCTGCCTTTATTTGAGTAAAATTCACTAAATGACAAGGTTATATGAACTAAGTATGgtatatttacatgattatttgatattttataacaAAATACTTCTGAAAAAAATTACCAGTACTTGTATCAGGGTACAAAATAATCATATTTAGTGACTTCTTTTACCTTGTAGAGCAGATCTAATACTTCTTCACCATTGTATCATGCATCTAGTAGAAGTAGTGAAATATGCTGAAAAGGCCATTCATGTCCTCTGTAGACCTATTTATGTCCCGCCtgtagaggtcaatggtgtgataacAATGATACTTGTGCTGAATGCCGGGACTGGTCAGCCTCCCCGTAGGAAAGGTTTGGGCACTGACAGAAGGTGGAGCCTAAAGGGGATTCGTCGCCTTCGGGGTCATCGTCGACGTCGAAGAAATCCAAAGCTGCTTCTTCCGCCCCCTGACCCTCCTCTAAAGCGCCTGTTCGGCCCGTTTCCTCTGGGGAACCGTCGAATAGTAGAGTAAGCTAATTAACTCCTGGACAATTTGTTTTCAAGAGACAGTGCTGCTTCCCATAGCGAAGCACACCGGCCTCTTCCCTCGGGAGTCCTtgattctttctgatatttttcagGTGTGACCGTCCGTGGGATTGTTCGGCCTTTCTTCGAAGGAGGTTTTGTTGCAGCTCTCAGCGGTGTGCAGAATGGCAACGTTTTTCCGCCTCGGAGGAAAACCCGTTGCCCCTGCTCAGCGTTGATCTTCTTGACCCTGTTGATTCCGCCCTTGTCTCGTCCTTCGCTCCTGTCGCTGTTGCCGAGGACTGCGCTTCCCCCTTCGCTGATCATCTTTCAGGGGCGGGGCAAAGTCCGAAGcaagtctctcctgctggtgatcaCTTCTCATGTTCGCTAGAGAGGCCACCCATAGAGACACCTCTTGGGAGGCCTGCCAGAGATCAGCTTTCTGGTCAGCCCTCCCCTGCAGAGGCTCATCTTTGCCGGCAAAGAACTCACAGAGTTAGTGTCCCTCCTCATCGCCTTAAATGTTCTTCTTTGCCGTTTGGCTCTTAACCTTCTGCTGCTGAACTATCCCCTTCAGAGGATCCGCTGTCATCTAGAGACCGTCGGTCTGATGACTTTCGCCAATCTTGTCGCTCACCCTCTGGTTCTCAACCTTCACCTGTTTCACCAGACTCACCTCGGACTCATCGTTCACCAACCTAGCGGCATTCGTCAGTCCAACACTCCTCCCCAACTGCTTACCAACAAACTGCTGTTCGTAGTTACGAACAACTCTCCACTCCACAATGGTTTACTGTTCACCTACGGCTTACCGTTTTACAGTTTGCCGCTCTCCGACAATTCGTCATTCCCCAATGTCTCGCCGTTCGCCCACTCATCATCAGCCTTCGACTGCTTGTTGTTTGCCAGTGACTCGCCGAGAAATCAGAAATCAAATGACATCAGTCCCTTGCTGCTTGCCGCTCCAACGTGCCCATCTTCTAAACAATTGGCAGGCGTCCGGCATTCTTCCCCTTCTCGTTGATCTCCGACCTTTTGGCGCGCTCCTACTCCATCAGCAGCTTGTCTCTCTCCGGTGACTCGTGATCGTTCAGCTGCTATGCAGTAATCATTTGAATCTCAACAATCTCCTGACCCTCGTCAGCACTCGCAAGAAAGGCGCCGTTCTAAGGAACGTCGTCGTTCTCGTGAAAGGAGATTTCACAAGCCTTCTCCTTCACGAGTCTTCAGGCGCTTTCCGGAGCACAGACATTTGGCTCCTCGCTATTCTCCCTCTCCTCGTTCTCCTTGCAAACACAGGACGTCGCATTCGCCAGAGAGAACAGTAATGTCCCCAATGATCTCCCCTTCAGGAAGATCCGATATGCAAGGCTCCTAGGGAACCACCAGCTTCACCAGTTCCTTTCCCTCGTAAGAAGGAAACTTCGGAACTGCAGCCTCTCGCTAGGTCGTCATCGATATAAGGCAAGGGTCCCTTGCAGAAACCCTTGCAAGAACTGTGGTTTGGTGCCCTGGTGAGGTCCGTCTCTTAGGCTTTTGCGGTAGGGGATCCCCCTGTCCGTCCTTTGGATACTCCGAGGACTCCCCTGGAGAAGTCTTCCTCTCCCTCGGCGGATCCAAGGTGAAGATCCACGGTTCCTCCCTGAAAAGAAATCTCGGTTTTCTTCctcctctcccctgaagaggaaaaaagGAGTTTCTGACAAGGTAGTCTTGCCCAGAGTCAAACTGGCTCCAGTCAAAACTTCCAAGCGAAGGCCGAGTATCGTCGTCCCTACGCCTCTTCTACCAGTTGCTCAACGTCTAACAACTTTGCAAAAGGTTTCACTTAGAGGAGAGTCTCTAGTGAGCTCCTTCTGCCCCTCCCCCATTGAGGTGGTTCGTCTGGAATGTAGACCAGTTTCTAAGCCCGTTGAAGAAACTGTCTCTCCTCCTGCAGGTGAGCAACTTAAGGGGCTCCTCCGAAGGCTTCCTTCTTGAAAACCATCTTCCCCCGAGAAAAGAATCCAAGGATTCTAAGACCCTGCAAAAATCCTCAGGGAGGGTTGTGAGACCTTCAGAGGCTCCTAGGTTGCTGTCCCCCAGTTCCACATCACTCCAACGACGACGACGATCCACCTCGAGATAATGTCTCGTGGGTGGAAGACTTTGAATTTGATAACCTCCATCCTAGGGCTGTTAGTTGAGGCCATCAGAGGCAGGGCAAGGAAAGTTAAAGCACACCTTCTGACAGGTTTTGGCTTGCATGAGGGCCACCAATGGGTTGTCAGACCCGGTGGTGGCCCCCAAGACAGGAGGGTAAAGACATGGTCTTAGACTTTGTCAACTGCACTCAAAAGcagcccctccccccctcccccctcccccccctcccccctcccccaagaccagtgcatccctgccctggtctcagggtctTGAAGAGTGCCTGTATGAAGACAATTGCTCAGATCACTGGCACCTCTGGCTTCCTCTGGACAGGCTCTTCCTCTAGACTCCTCCCGCCACCTTGTGGGCACAGAGGAAGTATTACGAGGTCCTTGCTGAGCCTCTTCCGGCCCTCGCTTTGCCCCTTTCCTTAGAGGAATTAAGAAAAGGGATTTCTTTAGAGAGACTTTCTGCTTTGCAAGTTTCGTTCTCTGCAtatgagatcctcaaccaggaaaaggTGGTGAAGTataccatgcaggctacttcgtggctggacctcTGGTTGAGATCTGTGGGGAACCTGTTTTGGACCGTGGATTTGTCCAGGGAAAGCTCCAGGAAGGCGATTAAAAACTTAAAACCATCAAATTTCTTTCCCATCAAGTtgtaaacttgtgggcaaacactatccTGAGGCAAAGAGACTCGATAGCGGAGAGGTTCCGTCGCCAAGTCCCACAGAATGAGGTAACGAAACTCCTGAACTCTTCTCAGGAGGGTTCCTCATTGTTCGAGCCGGAAGACGTTGTGCGGGCTGCGGAGAGATGAAGGAAGTCTAATCAgtactccctcctccataggaccTTGAtgtccaagccctataaaccacctccTCTGCCACAGAACAAACAGCAGAAGCCGCCAATGAACAAGACTACAGCCATCCATCCCAAAGGTGTCCAAGAAGCCCATTCTTGCCGAAGACAGGAAAGGCCCCAAATCCTCCTGTGGTGGGAAGAATCCTAGGGGAGGCGGCCGAGGCTACAACTGCTAGGATGGGCAATCCCCCCACTTTTCCACCAGTGGGGTGATGCCTGCATCGCGGATGGCAGAGGTGAATGCTGCTTGTGGCCGAACCCTAGATGATCTTCGTGATTTGTGCAGGGTATCGCGTCCTGCTCACTCTTATCTCCCCCTCCACAGACTAAAGTTCCAGTTTCCTTGAGCTCCTCTGCAAAGGGATCAGCAAAGGAGCTGACCattcgggctgaagtccagaccatgttggagaagggtgctctccaagaggtcctcattGACTTCCCAGGCtttttcagtcaactctttcttgtgaaaaaggcatctggaggctggagaccagtcattaacctctcggctctgaacaagtttgtcaaacaaactgttcagcatggagacggcaagcacggtcagacaagcggttagactacaggacttcatgtgcacactggacctaatggataattacttccagatcccaatccagccATCTTCACAGGAAGTATCTGAGAATCATTCTAGATAAGaaatatcagttcaaggtgctgtgctttggtctttacGCAGCAcatcaggtcttcacgagagtgttcacCCTTTTGACTTCTTGGGCTCATAGAATTGTCATCCGTCTCCTATGCTATCTGGACGAATGGcagattctagcagactcggtgttgACTCTTCTTCAACGCTGAGACAAAATCTCTGAGGCAttaccaagatctggggatcatggtaaaccttaaGAAGTCATCATTGCTTCCCTCTCAACGACTGGTTTACCTAGAAATGATAATAGACACCGACTTtcacaaagtcttcccatcagacgacagggtagtgaggctgaggaatgttgcaagaccattcctcagatgagaagaactcccagcccagaggtggttATGTGTCCTCGGGCTcctatcatccctggcctgtctagttcccaatggctgcCTCAGGATACAATCTCTCCAATGATGGCTAAAGTCCAACTAGAATCAGGCCTTCTATTCCCAGAAAttttgatccccatgggaccagaggaatggACAGACCTCGAATGGTGGATGGCAGATGAAAATCTGCCAAAGGATGTAGACCTTCTCGTCCTtctcccggatttgatgctcttctcagatgcatcaaaagaaagttGGAGGCCCACATGCTGTACTACActacctcaggcctatggtcagagtccgaaaagtaCCAGCACCTAAACCTCTTAGAGGTGAAGTCTTCCTTCTAGGCCCTTCAACAGTTCAACTATTGACTTATATCGATTAACAAggcggtactttttc
It encodes:
- the LOC137624532 gene encoding centrosomal protein of 152 kDa-like gives rise to the protein MDNHGHSLFVGGSIHMDSIRPPDPDDDEEDEEEKRQREAEIQGMLANAFDDLEEDDSFANMHSRYSAVSNQSHGYEDAHPDTPRPVQSLQYADDCPGNVVESEVTSNERYATNNRSIENLGADSHLSDSRSQTPWSDDSNDHSNRLESLSYHETARESFLYPSEVEGSNNQRHFYPGQAQENECEASVYNAQNLYSAEKYKSGVNLDEGNSVSHSEDFRTAEGSYEQLKLLYEARGRELDNLTTELTKVKSDKQREARILQHKLNLATAECETKKSNLNHCQILLSEKEEMVRKLKMEVVELEKKNQELDHMNKKIKVELEVVQSVVSSLECQISQLKAADCLSKNQQLHEDFVKKLRHGNQEERDLLMNKIQALQKESDTHKREAQKLHDELKSFRKIHDDLLVEKTEATTRLTVTIQTLQKQYEGLLESHDSHKIIDLQLKNKSLESEKDQLVEKVKKLEGELEKAKEEIKGYDSAVMIGLFSDAMPGVEDSMSILGIKKALNYDDTTAEEAKKIPKEPMNEVQLILKMKDELKRSLVANKTKRDEITRLQEEVREKQNQLRKTQSDLKSTQTETKELKAKILKLELKESENQLQSDPKERDSVDLTKTKAENISLKQELKTLFVAFQNTKKTVVEFSNFVNAFKGKFNENPIEVTNDFISYCNKLLKTAEKYVEFISDFEKHQEVISNLREKVSKLQEESGVWEIRVHAIEVKVTASLRMIETALIDESKASEYTHARNILQKLLEEVKQHIEILKENSFNIQGRNIYLEDKLRTVELELEKQRQEVALLADEKKSFQEEMTALSKKKDEEKALAIQSCQDTYLKFHEDAMRELEVRFNAEYENIGTKLKQEITRIAEELSNVKGLYLNVCEERNELEDQLKKQAGNVTNSSPKQVPNGAGQENFSKFPSIHSIQDIKFYENKIQELERELRNLRVKHEEEIKKFLTEKQKLELQIKANGGERSNETSLKVKELKEKLSALEDANRILEEKIKQCEKGGCNLDSNSTVDENTLAGGHEKCQELLRTQRSRFDAEREELQSQFQKELSDLKGRLAAANELRAKEVEAVNFHKDAMLEQEKHLKSLREDLAALREGAEIRDQESEQEVRKLTDMIMNLESEAREQQEEFKETKAKLQKELQNNYMDQQFMNNKLKLLEEEAEAAKVVSVKYNSLKRKFKDYHEASVEQREFHKGEIHRLNNEFVTFKETLIKRVKDYIEEVKRRFSASLESTVNVLKKCEVKDERIYHVRLNLEEVWKSGMNFSLKLS